A window of Eucalyptus grandis isolate ANBG69807.140 chromosome 4, ASM1654582v1, whole genome shotgun sequence genomic DNA:
TATTTTACAACTAAAAGCTCATTGAAAGAGTAGCTCTCAAACTATAAAGCTTGCAACACCAGCAAAACGTAGAAGTGATCGATTTCAGATTGGATAGGCTCTCTCAAGGCCGGTTTCCAATTTTTAGGACCGGAAATCAACCCCAATTGATCTTTTCCCCAGTTGATCCAAGACTCGACCTAGGATCGCACCAGTCAATTCCATAGGAAACCAGCCTATCCCCCAAATGCACATCAACTACTGGCAAAGAAACAGACGTGGAGCAACTCATTCAAATGTTTCACCCACGATGTCAAAATGACAAGAAACTCAAAAAATGCTGGGGAAGCAGCATTGCTTAAACGCACATTTCGCATGACTATGGTACATACGAAGGAACGTCAAAGGGGCAGAAGCAATGAGTCAAGAGATCAGCGAACGAAAaactgaagaaaaaagaagaaggccgGACTCGAGAAGAATGGTATGGTGTTGGGACCAGAGGACGGTGCTGATGCTACTCCTCCAATCACTTGAACTCTATGCCATCAATGCTTGTTCATCAAGTCGTACAACTgctagcagagagagagagagagagagagagagagagatgttaaGATTAGAGGTGAACTGATTCAAACTGGTTCAGCTCCCAATCTTAGAAACTGAGAACTAGACCAGTCCCTATGTGAACTGGCCGGATAAGGCAGGTTCAGGTCATTTCTCGTGTTGAATTGACCAAGTCGCTCAGTCCTAAAATGTGGAATCTTTATTCCGTGGGCCAATTGTGAAGGGAATATTACGTGTCAATTTGAAAAACCTTCCACATATTTATCACACGACGcactcctctctccctccttccatGTATGAAGTAGAGAATCTTCTCTTGAGACTGAGTACAAAGAAAGAGACATATGGAATAAAAAACATGCGGTTCATCGCGAATCGACATTTTTTTTCATGCCTATATATATTTTCTAGTAGACccttagaagaaaaaagaaaataaaaccaaaccaaaccagaCCGCAAACTGAATAACTTTCATTTCaaatcataatttatgaattcAACCTAAAAAGCCATAGAAGCATCCTTGAACATATGAATCAATTTCGTTCCCTCGCCACCAGACCCTTTGCCTCGACCGACCCACCCATTATCATGGCTCGTAACCAAGCCCGATTTAGATCGAAACCGTCTGGGATGAGCAATTAGGAACTCGAATCGGGAACCCGAGATGGTTCGAGCCCCCAAAAAGATTCGGGCCGGAGACTCAAAATGCCATCTCCCGAAGCCTGCCCGACTCgcccatttgcaaccaattgGGGACAATCGAAATACATTGGATCTAACTGAAGGCCCACATTCATCCATAATGATCCGAACAACTCTTCATAGCCCAACCTTTTTGTGCACCCTAATTCttatcctttctctctctcgggcCTTGATTTGGGCCCAAGGCTCACGAATCAGGCCCAGCAGATAGTCAAACGGAGTGTGGTCAACGGCAGGATCGCCAGATTCTGTGTGGGGACTGGGCCAGTgcactttctttattttattattattttattatatattctgaatttttaatttatttttattatttttctggatttttaatTCCCAGAAAAGgaattaaaaactaaataaaaggaaaattaacggaaaaGAGGGGTAGAAGAAGACGTGGAGATGAATGGGATAAGACGAGATAGCCGACACGGCTGACTCGGATCGGCGTCAATAAGTGTCACATCCGCTTCTTGTGGATAAGGCCACTTTTTGACCACTTCCTCGTACTTCtaaaacataaataatttattaccaaaaaaaaaaaatgctgctATTGCTTTTATATATAGATAACATTTTTCTGTGCTAGATCAACATTCGAGATAACgccctctttttgtttttaatatttcttctaatatttcttttctttttttaacaaaaatataaaaaaaagaaaggaaatttacgaaactaaaataaaatttctcaatGATTTCAAGAGATGGGTtgtatcaatttatttttactcagatttatttttttgtcgatcTTTCGATCATTTTATTGATCTAGAGGTGTAAGCTTAATCTTTACTCATAAGTGAACTCGttaaaaatcttcaaatattttcaataagTAAAATCACTAAAGCGactttgttgaaatattttcaataagTATATTATCCAATCAATATTATATTCATTTGAGTAATTCATATAGTTTCAATCACTTTAATTACATGAAAGCAAACCACCAAACACGCTCCTCGCTCCTCCTCAACCCCAGGTGAGGCTTCATCACCAGCTAcacaagcaaacaaaagaaaatcactaAATTTGACCATACCAATTTCGAATAAATTTACACGTGGCCTGTTGTCGCTTGGCCCACCATTCCGGATAACGTTTCCACGTTGGTCCCCCTCCCCCCACCATATATAAATACGCACCGAAGACGGGCAGAtctccaccatcatcatcaattCATCCGATCTTCTCCAAAACCCACCGTTTCATCGGtttccagggtcggttccaaGCTCTGTCCAAGTTCGAGTTCTTGTTCTTTCTGTGGGAGTTTGATTGTGGTGTTGCgaaaaagggaagggaaaatGCTGGGGATATTCAAGAAGGGCCTGGCTCACCCGCCACAGGAGCTCAACAGCCCGCACCCGAtgcaggcggcggcggcggcaacgaggGAGCCCAAGTTCCCGAGGGAGATCTTGGAGGATTTCCTGGCTACCCATCAGTCCGGCAGCAGCGGCAGCAATGCCTTCTCGGTCAGCTTCGAAGACGGCGCCCTGCTCGCTTACGCTCGCCCCGAGAAGTCCTACTCGGTCCATCAAAGgttaatctctctctttcttgagaGCAGTAAGTTTAGAATGATGCACATTGGAGAGAGCAAGACTATAAATGTGACGCCTTTATAATGTGATTGATGGCAATTTCCCTTAATTGCATCTAAGCAAAGCTAGAATTGCAGATGAATTTGGAGTATAGTCGACGTCGCGTCTCATGTCGTGCTCATCAGGAGTCTTCTACTGTCTTAGCAATGCAAACCAGTGTTTCTGAatcaaagttcttttttttttttaagggaattcTGAAATGGGAAGTTGTTGAATTTTGAGGTGAATGTGTTTTTTGGTCTTTCTGGGCAGATTGTTCTGCGGCATGGACGACATCTACTGCATCTTCCGGGGCAGCCTGAACAACCTGTGCAGCCTCATCAAGCAGTACGGCCTGAACAAGGGCGCGAACGAGGCCATGCTCGTGGTCGACGCCTACCGGACCCTCCGCGACCGGGGCCCGTACCCGGCCGACCAGGTCCTCAAGGACCTGGACGGCGACTACGGCTTCGTGCTCTATGACGGCAAGGCCAGGACCGTCTTCGCCGCATCCGTAGGCTCCTCCACAACATTCAATTCTGTTCATtttagcaacaaaaaaaaaaaaaaagaaaaagagttttttttttcaatctgaatttttttccaattcttgATGATGAATATAGGGAGCGGAAGAAGGGGTGAGGCTGTTCTGGGGGGTTGCAGCAGACGGTTCTCTGGTGATCTCGGACAACCTGGAGGCTGTGAAAGGGAGCTGTGCCAAATCGTTTGCTCCATTCCCTGCAGGTTCGTATGCTGTAAATATCTCTCAATAATTAGGAAAATCGCAAGattaatgatttaaattatttagaatttttcgaaaaaaaaaaaggagagaatgtgctttataattaaattaatgaaaaatggcttcttttttattttttattttagataatatgattaataattaaattactgAAAATGTCTTTCAAGGTTTGTTTACTGTAAATATCTCTCAATAATTAGGAAAATCGCGACAGGtttaaaaaaaggagagaatatGCTCGATAATTGAATTACTGAAAATgggctttttaatttttaattttttgtgggGCAGGATGTATGTTTCATAGCGAGCATGGATTGATGAGCTTCGAACATCCAAGGAACAAGGTGAAGGCGATGCCAAGAATCGACAGCGAGGGAGTCATGTGTGGGGCCAATTTCAAGGTCGATGTGCAATCAAAGGTTCAAGCTATGCCACGTGTCGGGAGTGAAGCCGACTGGGCAgtttggggccaaaatgcaatatGATAATCCCTTAGGAAGAAACCCATTTTGAGCAAAGATCGAAAGTTTGATTCTAcctttgtaattttctttttgcaatttcctGCTTGGATTTTTCGTTgttatttctttatatatatattatttccaATCTCGAGCTGACTTTGGTGGTTTCCCATTGGGAAAGTTGCACGTCTCTGCTGCTTTTGTACATGTTTGACCCTTTAGAAcattaataaaaatgatttgaatttgGGACCGAAAATTAGGTTATAGAACATGAACTTAATTCGTTTGTATCTGAAATTTCGGTTTTCATCATATATCATCTTCATTGGAAGGTGTAATTGGTATTCCCCGGTTTTCAACGTTTTATATTTGTCGCGTTTGATTTGTTCGATGCGTTTATTTCATTGCTTCAAATTCTCCACTTGGAGTACATACTGCCCGATTCTTGATGATGAACAGCTTTTGGGTTACTGAGCAATTTGACTCAACTTGCATGTGGCAATCACCCAATTTTTGTTGGCTCATTCTCTCGAGAGATCGATGTGGATTGTGATATCAGACTGAAGATGGGCTATGTTCATTGACATGGTCTACTCAGCTTTGCTGCtcacattttaatttttcttgcatttctaCACATCAACTTTACAGAGTATCAAATAGATAAAGTGAGAGAAATGAATAAATCATTCCGAAAGCAAGAATGATCTCACGATAGCCAAAACGAGAATAAACAATCAGGAAGGTTTCCGCACTACATTTCAACTGGTCTACCCAATGATTTTACAATAGACAGGTAGAGAGCCGAAATATAACAAGAAGCATGAATAACCAACCAGCCATTCTAAAACAGCTTGTCGAATGGAATTTCGACAGTTTGGTAGCTTATATGAACAGTATTTAGAGTAAAATTCACTCTTTTTCGATTGTCAAGGCGATGCAAATGGATTTAACTACTTCATCACTAGCAACAGCTTCACAAGCAATCCAGTCAATAAGATGTAAAAGAGTCATCTACCTACAAGTGCACTATCTCTAGTGGGGAAAATCAGTCTTCCATTTTAGGGAAGGAAGAGAACATTGGCAGATATAACCCATTTAAGCTTTCAGACAGAAATTGGAGGTGAAAGTTAGCTGATGCACCAAACATTCTTTGTGCACATCCAGAAACTCAATCAGATTCTCACCAACAGGATTGACAAGTAGAAATCTGCACTAACTTGAGGTGTATATGTACAATGACCAAGCAATGGCTTGTCTATGAAGATCATCAAAATGCACCTTTTCTTGCAAATTTTGAACACAATGGAATCAGAGTTAAGTTATCTTCTGACAGCTGAATAGGACATGGGAAGATAGATCACTTGACATCCACGAAGATCTGCAAGTATCCAGAAGAAATCATTAAAACGAACCAACAGCATATCATGTGACCCGTCCAATACCAATAAATTAGATTACAAGATCCACCAAGTAAGAGATCCACCAAGTAAAAAACGACGTTGATTTTGTTGACAATTCCTAGTCAACACTAGAAATTCATATCGAGCATGGTATGTTGGACATGGCAGCTCAAGTATGTAGCAAAATCATTTTGTGAAAGACCTGTATGGCTTAATGCAATTATAATTGTGGGGAAAAAATTCATAGGAAATAATTTCATAGGAAACCTTCTTACTTTAGAAATTAAAGAGCATATGCTTGCGATAGGTACAAAGAGTTTTATCATGGAATTTATTCTTGACATGTAGAGCACTCTGCTTTTAGCAACACCAGAAGATTGCCGTGCCATACACAAGGCAATGTTCTTTATATGATCTATTTTCATCTAAGGAAAATGTATATAAAAAGCAAAACACAAATTTATTGATACTTTAAGAGAATTTGAATAGCTCTAATATTATCAGTcaattaattctaggcttaGGAGATAATATTGTAAGAAACTAATTTCTAGAACTTTCATGTCCTTCTAACTTTTTAAACGGCCATGgtcaatttgccaaaaaaaataaaagaaaataaaatattgtaaTTATTCATCATATGTGGTGCCACATTTTTTAACCTTTTCAAAGTGGTTTATATACTGACAGATAATGTCTAAAGAAGTCAGTGGTATGATGTCCAACAATAATGTGAAACATTAGTAATGAAGCATAACTTAAAGTTTGTTCACCTACTAAGTAAATTTCTCCgtgattttaaggcaaatgttgatttttattttctgattaGTCTGACTAATGTATGCTGATGAATCCAAACTTTATCTTGACTATGAAATGATATAAAGAAAAGCACTTACATCAAATACGTTACAAATGAAGCTCTTATTACACATATTAATCCcatattttatggaaaataaggTCATCAAACATTAAGTTAAAGAAAAGGTTCCAGTTAACAACATTGGCCAACAAAAGTAATATGGTATATTTGGATTGaatattgaagaaagaaattactttaaaaCAGTAGCATTaatttgtttgaaaaatgaaaaagtaaaaaaaaaaaaccaaacaaacaaaaacaaaagaagaaaaaagagcaaCGAGCTCCCTATGCAACACAATTTCACCTACTCTCACTTGGCTACTCTCCCTATTATGAGTTCAACACTTGGTCGACCGACCATGTTTAATGTACTAAGATTGTCTTCAAACCGAAGATATGCCAATTTTGTAAAAGCTAATTATGGATTCAGCAATCAGAATTAGTCCATTTAAACTCTCCAACATGAGACAAAGCCCAAAAAATATCAGGGAACCCAGTCATATGATATGGGCACAGCAACTTTCTGCATAGCCATTGCAAACAGAAAATCAAGAGGACATACCTCCCAATCTGGCAACAGATCATAACTTTTGGCCTCTGTTATGTCAAACACAGTAATGCCTGTAATTCTCTGAACTCCGAGTTTAGTAGCAATTAAATTCTGCACAAAATGAAGGTGACTGGAGAAATTacttttggaagagaaaaagtAGATAAGATATGAAAGGTACGAGCCAGACTTGAGGAATTAgccaaatgaaataaaaaaggtaCAGGCGACAGATATGTTGCATATAAATTGATGACATAGTCAAGTGTTCACTATTAATGAGAGATTCATTAAGCACTGTACTATTCATCTGCACAATTATATCATCAAGAACTGGAACAAtttgagaagagaaaataagcagctcctccccccccccccaaaaaaaaaaaaaaaaaaaacgaacaatCTAACAGCAAGTCCAAAAGGCAAAATTCTGACTTTGATGTGACATCAGTAGACCTAGTGAACATAAAGACACTGCAGCTAGCCCAGTCATATCATGAAAGGTACCTTGAGGTAAGGCCATGTTTTTGCCGGACATACTTCAATTTATGAATGTATAGCATTACTAAGgcaacaaataaattaaatttgagaattgaGAAGCTAAGGAAATACTCATCAGACTCGGGCATGTTTGCTACATGATTAATGGATTGGAAATTaatgaattggaaaaaaagtttttaCTCAAACTGTTTTTTGTTATGCATGATGCCCCTCATAATATGTTAAACCTGACCTTAATTCTAATTGTGGATCACCTACTGCATGCAGATGCAAATGGGACTAAAAGTAACTTCTTCCACATTCTTGTATTCAATACATCATAAACTGACCAAATAACACTGGCAGGGGCACAATGCAGTGCgcatcatcaaagaaaatctaCCATGATTCGTGAATCACAAATTTAGATAACAAGTTCCAAACCAAGCAGAAAAACCAGCATAGGAAGCTCAATTACTCAGAGAATAATTGCACTGTAGTAGATAAGACATCACAGAAGCTACACAAAGGTATAGTGAAAGAATCCACGTAAAAAGTTTGAAGAACATTTTCTGTACCAGTGCGAAATCTGATGAACCGAATGCCTCGACCTTTGGTAAAGCCTACAAGATTCAAATcaacatttcaaaaaaataagtaatcAAAATCCTCACCGACATAAAAGGCACATATTTCCAAGTCACACCAATTTGACTTCCAATTAGATCCACCTGCCGCATGCTATCAGATGATGACACACGCTTAACATGTTACTCCTGaaaatactctctctctctctcagaggcAGCACCAGACACATTTTCTGATTCCACTCATCCTATAGAATTCCCTTTCACCAGTATTATAACATGTATTTCCAGCATAAGAAAAAAGTGAATTTTTATACACAAAGCATGTTGAGGTCATCACCAGACATTAGGTAAGTCTACTTCGATACAGCTTTCAGTCCTGTCCAGGCCAGAATTGGTCAGCTATGGATGGGATATTCCAGTAATGAATGAAAGGTATGCATTTAC
This region includes:
- the LOC104441028 gene encoding stem-specific protein TSJT1-like, with product MLGIFKKGLAHPPQELNSPHPMQAAAAATREPKFPREILEDFLATHQSGSSGSNAFSVSFEDGALLAYARPEKSYSVHQRLFCGMDDIYCIFRGSLNNLCSLIKQYGLNKGANEAMLVVDAYRTLRDRGPYPADQVLKDLDGDYGFVLYDGKARTVFAASGAEEGVRLFWGVAADGSLVISDNLEAVKGSCAKSFAPFPAGCMFHSEHGLMSFEHPRNKVKAMPRIDSEGVMCGANFKVDVQSKVQAMPRVGSEADWAVWGQNAI